In one window of Kitasatospora sp. MMS16-BH015 DNA:
- a CDS encoding SdrD B-like domain-containing protein, giving the protein MLSSTMGATPAHAAITFTKTADKTNPAPGENVTYTLSYTCSVDECVNGAITDQLPPEMEWVGWTPDASTVDVGGSKVPSSGTMGGTADIKLVSPLPPGTTATVKVVLKYPNFTTANGTKAVNTADFTADNETKQTGTVTTTAVVQPKYDVTKGVQASSQDGRTVTYQFGACSKDQTPNVDLDTSRLVDQLPPGAVVDVSRSPGWTEKPPGSNNWEFDIGEFRAGNHQAGCRYPGALVVNYPESAFPNGTTSKNTVVLKGDPLGPDPEQDLSTAEATTPTFQPPTTGVVVGAAKTWGAKSVSGDVNGMSLFPTNNAGPVTSLVMTEPGSGTAPANIFNWLVPQSIQLNQWAPSSIRLTLEYRINGDPTWQTFNSASPLDGTTTRRITFATAPSGADTIVIPAGHRLDGLRFSWNGPIPSGWSPGNSVQFLTQVLYTGHDGTPAPDPLHNCIDVVGTDAAGVQGKANACADTTVTDGTNLGAAKVTTEGAVVSPGGHVTFQVTPYNRTGKVLDKPLELYDLLPPGVVFVDGSVRPDPAWSGSKAPDTVSVLPGKDGRQLVKMVWNPPIQDQTYLNDAGRYKVLFDAVVAGSAKPGMLTNDIFVTVQNPSPPVTCFFFGTDTSVPDGDDLNGNGNTTEKLCKASSNVQIDVPAVLRAYKEVKGDKDADYGSTGTTSPGGDISYRMTVRNDSPEAVTDFVAYDRLPTPGDGYVLNPNTGRGSTWTPSLTVPLTSSDPTVVIEYTTDPNPCRPAELPTTPPNAPCNAGATWSTTFPGPGTATWFRIRRPGALASGASFTLTWSMVASVDAPDAGFAWNSFAYTATDNTGKPLLPAEPAKVGIGVQWPPTPPNSLGDFVWEDSNKNGLQDPGEPGVAGIKVTLLDGQGRVVRDKTGKPVTAVTDATGKYLFDKLPNGTYGVKFDLSTVPAGWSVTARAAGDAAKDSDADPATGVTQTVQLTGGMNYLDLDMGLVKPDQPNSLGDFVWEDTNRNGLQDAGEPGVAGVKVFLLDGAGKNVLDGSGQPVTAVTDASGKYLFDKLPNGTYGVKFDLTTVPAGWSVTARAAGDAARDSDADPATGVTQTVQLTGGTNYLDLDMGLVKPLNSLGDFVWEDVNRNGLQDAGEPGVAGVKVLLLDGSGKNVLDGSGQPVAAVTDATGKYLFANLPNGTYGVKFDLTTVPAGWSVTARAAGDAAKDSDADPATGVTQTVQLTGGTNYLDLDMGLVKPLPNSLGDFVWEDVNRNGLQDPGEPGVAGVKVLLLDGSGKNVLDGSGQPVAAVTDATGKYLFANLPNGTYGVKFDLTTVPAGWSVTARAAGDAAKDSDADQTTGVTQTVQLTGGTNYLDLDMGLLKPLPNSLGDFVWEDVNKNGLQDAGEPGVAGVKVFLLDGSGKNVLDGSGQPVSAVTDASGKYLFDKLPNGTYGVKFDLTTVPAGWSVTARAAGDAAKDSDADQTTGVTQTVRLTGGMNYLDLDMGLVKPVPPTPTPTPTPTPAPTPTPTPTPVPTPTPTPPVSPTASPTPLPHTGSDVPFGPLGALAGVLVVFGAVLMHRRKGGHS; this is encoded by the coding sequence ATGCTGAGCAGCACCATGGGCGCGACCCCCGCGCATGCGGCGATCACCTTCACCAAGACGGCGGACAAGACGAACCCGGCCCCGGGGGAGAACGTCACCTACACGCTCTCGTACACCTGCTCGGTGGACGAGTGCGTCAACGGCGCCATCACCGACCAGCTCCCGCCGGAGATGGAGTGGGTCGGCTGGACGCCGGACGCCTCCACAGTGGACGTGGGCGGCTCCAAGGTGCCGTCGTCCGGGACGATGGGCGGCACGGCGGACATCAAGCTGGTCAGCCCACTGCCCCCCGGCACCACGGCCACGGTGAAGGTGGTGCTCAAGTATCCGAACTTCACCACCGCCAACGGCACCAAGGCCGTCAACACGGCGGACTTCACGGCCGACAACGAGACCAAGCAGACCGGCACCGTCACCACCACGGCCGTGGTCCAGCCCAAGTACGACGTCACCAAGGGCGTCCAGGCCAGCAGCCAGGACGGCCGGACGGTGACCTACCAGTTCGGTGCCTGCTCCAAGGACCAGACGCCCAACGTCGACCTGGACACCAGCCGGCTGGTCGACCAGCTGCCGCCCGGTGCGGTGGTGGACGTCAGCCGCTCGCCGGGTTGGACGGAGAAGCCCCCGGGCAGCAACAACTGGGAGTTCGACATCGGCGAGTTCCGCGCCGGGAACCACCAGGCGGGCTGCCGCTACCCCGGGGCGCTCGTGGTGAACTACCCCGAGTCGGCCTTCCCGAACGGCACCACCTCGAAGAACACCGTCGTCCTCAAGGGCGACCCGCTGGGGCCCGACCCGGAGCAGGATCTCTCCACGGCCGAGGCCACCACGCCGACCTTCCAGCCGCCGACCACCGGTGTGGTGGTGGGCGCCGCGAAGACCTGGGGTGCGAAGTCCGTCTCGGGTGACGTCAACGGGATGAGCCTCTTCCCGACCAACAACGCCGGGCCGGTCACCAGCCTGGTGATGACCGAGCCGGGCTCCGGCACCGCCCCCGCCAACATCTTCAACTGGCTGGTGCCGCAGAGCATCCAACTCAACCAGTGGGCACCCAGCAGCATCCGCCTGACGCTGGAGTACCGGATCAACGGTGATCCGACCTGGCAGACCTTCAACTCCGCTTCGCCCTTGGACGGCACCACCACTCGCCGGATCACCTTCGCCACCGCGCCCAGTGGCGCCGATACGATCGTCATCCCGGCCGGCCACCGGCTCGACGGCCTGCGGTTCAGCTGGAACGGTCCGATCCCCAGCGGCTGGAGCCCGGGCAACTCGGTGCAGTTCCTCACCCAGGTGCTCTACACCGGCCACGACGGCACCCCCGCGCCCGACCCGCTGCACAACTGCATCGACGTGGTCGGCACCGACGCCGCGGGTGTCCAGGGCAAGGCCAACGCCTGCGCCGACACCACCGTGACGGACGGCACCAACCTCGGCGCCGCCAAGGTCACCACGGAGGGCGCCGTGGTCTCCCCCGGCGGCCACGTGACCTTCCAGGTCACCCCGTACAACCGCACCGGCAAGGTGCTCGACAAGCCGCTGGAGCTGTACGACCTGCTGCCGCCCGGCGTCGTCTTCGTCGACGGCAGCGTCCGGCCCGACCCGGCCTGGTCCGGGAGCAAGGCGCCAGACACGGTGAGCGTGCTGCCCGGCAAGGACGGCCGCCAGCTGGTCAAGATGGTCTGGAACCCGCCGATCCAGGACCAGACCTACCTGAACGACGCCGGCAGGTACAAGGTGCTGTTCGACGCCGTGGTGGCGGGCAGCGCCAAGCCCGGGATGCTGACCAACGACATCTTCGTCACGGTCCAGAACCCCTCCCCGCCGGTGACCTGCTTCTTCTTCGGCACCGACACCTCCGTGCCGGACGGCGACGACCTCAACGGCAACGGCAACACCACCGAGAAGCTCTGCAAGGCCAGCTCGAACGTGCAGATCGACGTGCCCGCCGTGCTCAGGGCCTACAAGGAGGTCAAGGGCGACAAGGACGCCGACTACGGCTCCACCGGAACCACCTCGCCGGGCGGCGACATCTCCTACCGGATGACCGTCCGCAACGACTCGCCCGAGGCGGTCACCGACTTCGTCGCCTACGACCGTCTGCCCACCCCGGGCGACGGCTACGTGCTCAACCCGAACACCGGGCGCGGCTCCACCTGGACGCCCTCGCTCACCGTGCCGCTGACCAGCAGTGACCCGACCGTGGTGATCGAGTACACCACCGACCCGAACCCGTGCCGCCCGGCCGAGCTCCCCACCACGCCGCCGAACGCCCCGTGCAACGCCGGCGCCACCTGGAGCACCACCTTCCCCGGCCCCGGCACCGCCACCTGGTTCCGGATCCGCCGCCCCGGCGCGCTGGCCTCCGGCGCCAGCTTCACCCTGACCTGGTCGATGGTCGCCTCGGTGGACGCCCCCGACGCCGGCTTCGCATGGAACAGCTTCGCCTACACCGCCACCGACAACACCGGCAAGCCGCTCCTCCCGGCCGAGCCGGCCAAGGTCGGCATCGGTGTGCAGTGGCCCCCCACCCCGCCCAACTCCCTGGGCGACTTCGTCTGGGAGGACAGCAACAAGAACGGCCTCCAGGACCCCGGTGAGCCCGGCGTGGCGGGCATCAAGGTGACTCTCCTCGACGGCCAGGGCCGTGTGGTCCGCGACAAGACCGGCAAGCCGGTCACCGCCGTGACGGATGCGACTGGGAAGTACCTGTTCGACAAGCTGCCGAACGGCACGTACGGCGTGAAGTTCGATCTGTCGACGGTTCCGGCTGGTTGGTCGGTGACGGCTCGGGCCGCTGGTGACGCGGCGAAGGATTCGGATGCGGATCCGGCGACGGGTGTGACCCAGACGGTCCAGCTGACCGGTGGCATGAACTACCTCGACCTGGACATGGGCTTGGTCAAGCCCGACCAGCCCAATTCCTTGGGTGATTTCGTCTGGGAGGACACCAACCGGAATGGTCTTCAGGATGCCGGTGAGCCCGGTGTCGCCGGTGTGAAGGTGTTCCTGCTGGACGGGGCCGGCAAGAACGTGCTGGATGGGAGTGGTCAGCCGGTCACTGCGGTGACGGACGCGAGCGGCAAGTACCTGTTCGACAAGCTGCCGAACGGCACGTACGGCGTGAAGTTCGATCTGACGACCGTTCCGGCTGGTTGGTCTGTGACGGCTCGGGCCGCTGGGGACGCGGCGAGGGATTCGGATGCGGATCCGGCGACGGGTGTGACGCAGACGGTTCAGCTGACGGGTGGTACCAACTACCTGGATCTGGACATGGGCCTGGTGAAGCCGCTGAACTCCCTGGGTGATTTCGTGTGGGAGGACGTCAACAGGAATGGTCTTCAGGATGCCGGTGAGCCGGGTGTCGCCGGTGTGAAGGTGCTCCTGTTGGACGGGTCGGGCAAGAACGTCCTGGACGGCAGTGGTCAGCCGGTCGCTGCGGTGACGGATGCGACTGGGAAGTACCTGTTCGCGAACCTGCCGAACGGCACGTACGGCGTGAAGTTCGATCTGACGACCGTTCCGGCTGGTTGGTCGGTGACGGCTCGGGCTGCCGGTGACGCGGCGAAGGATTCGGATGCGGATCCGGCGACGGGTGTGACGCAGACGGTTCAGTTGACGGGTGGCACCAACTACCTGGATCTGGACATGGGTCTGGTGAAGCCGCTGCCGAACTCGTTGGGTGACTTCGTCTGGGAGGACGTCAACAGGAATGGTCTGCAGGATCCGGGTGAGCCGGGTGTCGCCGGTGTGAAGGTGCTCCTGTTGGACGGGTCGGGCAAGAACGTCCTGGACGGCAGTGGTCAGCCGGTCGCTGCGGTGACGGATGCGACTGGGAAGTACCTGTTCGCGAACCTGCCGAACGGCACGTACGGCGTGAAGTTCGATCTGACGACCGTTCCGGCTGGTTGGTCGGTGACGGCTCGGGCTGCCGGTGACGCGGCGAAGGATTCGGATGCCGACCAGACGACGGGTGTCACGCAGACGGTTCAGTTGACGGGTGGCACCAACTACCTGGATCTGGACATGGGTCTGTTGAAGCCGCTGCCGAACTCGTTGGGTGACTTCGTCTGGGAGGACGTCAACAAGAATGGCCTTCAGGACGCTGGTGAGCCTGGTGTCGCCGGTGTGAAGGTGTTCCTGTTGGACGGGTCCGGCAAGAACGTCCTGGATGGGAGTGGTCAGCCGGTCAGTGCGGTGACGGACGCGAGCGGCAAGTACCTGTTCGACAAGCTGCCGAACGGCACGTACGGCGTGAAGTTCGATCTGACGACGGTTCCGGCTGGTTGGTCGGTGACGGCTCGGGCTGCCGGTGACGCGGCGAAGGATTCGGACGCGGACCAGACGACGGGTGTCACGCAGACGGTCCGGTTGACGGGTGGCATGAACTACCTCGACCTGGACATGGGTCTGGTCAAGCCGGTGCCGCCGACTCCGACGCCGACACCCACTCCCACTCCCGCGCCGACACCCACTCCCACGCCTACTCCGGTCCCCACCCCCACCCCGACGCCTCCGGTGAGCCCCACAGCCAGCCCGACGCCGCTGCCGCACACCGGGAGTGACGTGCCGTTCGGCCCGCTGGGTGCACTGGCCGGCGTGCTGGTGGTCTTCGGCGCGGTGCTGATGCACCGTCGGAAGGGGGGCCACAGCTGA
- a CDS encoding DUF4229 domain-containing protein → MSSSKSHATLRYTSLRASIFLGCLLLALLLGHFGVIPVSGAAGVMFLVLIAALVSAPLSYVLLSRQRDEMSAQLVAKVEGRKSRTAARIAQQNAEEDAADEAARAAAAAQG, encoded by the coding sequence GTGAGCAGCAGCAAGTCGCACGCCACGCTCCGCTACACCTCGCTGCGGGCCAGCATCTTCCTCGGGTGCCTGCTGCTGGCGCTGCTGCTCGGCCACTTCGGGGTCATCCCGGTCAGCGGGGCCGCCGGTGTGATGTTCCTGGTGCTGATCGCGGCGCTGGTCTCGGCGCCGCTGAGCTACGTGCTGCTGAGCAGGCAGCGGGACGAGATGTCGGCGCAGCTGGTGGCCAAGGTGGAGGGCCGCAAGTCCAGGACGGCCGCCCGGATCGCCCAGCAGAACGCCGAGGAGGACGCGGCCGACGAGGCCGCCCGTGCCGCGGCCGCCGCGCAGGGCTGA
- the purU gene encoding formyltetrahydrofolate deformylase, whose translation MEEQSTGTQYVLTLSCPDKQGIVHAVSSYLFMTGCNIVDSQQYGDAESGLFFMRVHFTAEKQVDAERLRASFAAIGASFRMEWSIHPSAERMRVLLMVSKFGHCLNDLLFRARIGALPVEIAGVVSNHTDFRELTESYGLPFHHLPVTRENKAEAERRLLDLVAEERVDLVVLARYMQVLSDDLCKALSGRIINIHHSFLPSFKGAKPYHQAHARGVKLIGATAHYVTADLDEGPIIEQEVARVGHEVTPEQLVALGRDVECQALARAVKWHSEHRVLLNGSRTVVFA comes from the coding sequence GTGGAAGAGCAGAGCACCGGCACCCAGTACGTCCTCACGCTGTCCTGCCCCGACAAGCAGGGGATCGTGCACGCGGTCTCCAGCTACCTGTTCATGACGGGGTGCAACATCGTGGACAGCCAGCAGTACGGGGACGCCGAGAGCGGCCTCTTCTTCATGCGGGTGCACTTCACGGCCGAGAAGCAGGTGGACGCCGAGCGGCTGCGGGCCAGCTTCGCGGCGATCGGTGCCTCCTTCCGGATGGAGTGGAGCATCCATCCGAGCGCCGAGCGGATGCGCGTGCTGCTGATGGTCAGCAAGTTCGGCCACTGCCTCAACGACCTGCTCTTCCGGGCCCGGATCGGCGCCCTGCCGGTGGAGATCGCCGGGGTGGTCTCCAACCACACCGACTTCCGCGAGCTCACCGAGTCGTACGGGCTGCCCTTCCACCACCTGCCGGTCACCCGGGAGAACAAGGCCGAGGCCGAGCGCCGGCTGCTCGACCTGGTGGCCGAGGAGCGGGTCGACCTGGTGGTGCTGGCCCGCTACATGCAGGTGCTCTCCGACGACCTGTGCAAGGCGCTCTCCGGACGGATCATCAACATCCACCACTCCTTCCTGCCGAGCTTCAAGGGCGCGAAGCCGTACCACCAGGCGCACGCCAGGGGCGTGAAGTTGATCGGTGCGACGGCTCACTACGTGACGGCCGACCTGGACGAGGGGCCGATCATCGAGCAGGAGGTGGCCCGGGTCGGCCACGAGGTGACGCCCGAACAGCTGGTCGCGCTCGGCCGGGACGTGGAGTGCCAGGCCCTGGCCCGCGCGGTCAAGTGGCACAGCGAGCACCGGGTGCTGCTGAACGGCAGCCGTACGGTCGTGTTCGCCTGA
- a CDS encoding ATP-binding protein, translated as MQVLQVQLAVQADPAEVGRARRWVRTRLQGHGLDPEAPIAETLILVVSELVTNAVVHTGSPAVLRLSVPVCGASATVGFDLVRVEVADASQDAPAPRHANGEATNGRGLELVELLCDRWGWYPEGSGKRVWCEIGAGHEGAPAEQEPAASAYAG; from the coding sequence GTGCAGGTACTTCAGGTGCAGCTGGCGGTCCAGGCGGATCCGGCCGAGGTGGGCCGGGCCCGCCGCTGGGTGCGCACCCGCCTCCAGGGCCACGGGCTCGATCCGGAGGCCCCGATCGCCGAGACGCTGATCCTGGTGGTCTCGGAGCTGGTGACCAACGCCGTGGTGCACACCGGCTCGCCGGCCGTGCTCCGGCTCTCGGTGCCGGTCTGCGGGGCCTCCGCCACGGTCGGCTTCGACCTCGTCCGGGTGGAGGTGGCGGACGCCAGCCAGGACGCCCCCGCCCCCCGGCACGCGAACGGCGAGGCGACCAACGGCCGCGGGCTCGAACTGGTCGAGCTGCTGTGCGACCGCTGGGGCTGGTACCCGGAAGGGTCCGGCAAGCGGGTCTGGTGCGAGATCGGCGCTGGTCACGAGGGTGCCCCCGCCGAGCAGGAGCCGGCCGCCAGCGCGTACGCCGGTTGA
- a CDS encoding GNAT family N-acetyltransferase — translation MTLLRFELDPDLTPALRAEIVTLWTEVSNAGGAVGFVPPVTEERVRPTAEKQFAGLGGPGGDRLLVGYAGERVAAVLFFEDQRFDLMDHWRLLKRVMVHPASQGLGYGAQLLAEAERVARGWGLAGLRLTLRGGHGLERFYARSGYVEVGRVPGAIRVGPGDDRDDVTMWLELR, via the coding sequence ATGACATTGCTGCGCTTCGAGCTGGATCCGGACCTGACCCCCGCCCTGCGGGCCGAGATCGTCACGCTCTGGACGGAGGTGAGCAACGCGGGCGGGGCGGTGGGCTTCGTGCCGCCGGTCACCGAGGAGCGGGTGCGGCCGACGGCCGAGAAGCAGTTCGCCGGGCTCGGCGGGCCCGGCGGAGACCGGCTGCTGGTCGGGTACGCGGGGGAGCGGGTGGCGGCGGTGCTCTTCTTCGAGGACCAGCGCTTCGACCTGATGGACCACTGGCGGCTGCTCAAGCGGGTCATGGTGCACCCCGCCAGCCAGGGCCTGGGCTACGGCGCCCAGCTGCTGGCCGAGGCCGAGCGGGTGGCCCGCGGCTGGGGCCTGGCCGGCCTGCGGCTCACCCTGCGGGGCGGGCACGGGCTGGAGCGCTTCTACGCCCGGAGCGGGTACGTCGAGGTCGGCCGGGTGCCCGGGGCGATCCGGGTCGGGCCGGGCGACGACCGCGACGACGTCACCATGTGGCTGGAGCTACGGTGA
- a CDS encoding MFS transporter, with protein MTDTTETVPAASDTSPAPTRQRLHYAWVVAAVALVVLLGSAGFRSTPGLMMDALNAEFGWSHATVAGAVSVNLTLYGLTAPFAAALMDRFGVRLVVVCALLTISTGAGLTVLMTRPWQLMLCWGVLVGLGSGSMAGAFATTVSGRWFTARQGLVTGVLTAAGAAGNLVFMPVLAALVQNHGWRTAVVVVSLCATAVAVPVLLLMRERPADLGLLPYGATTAPPEPVLTGSALARSLRILRGAARSRAFWLLAGSFAICGATTAGLVGTHFVPAAHDHGMPVTTSASLLALIGVFDVIGTIASGWFTDRFDSRKLLVTYYALRGLSLLLLPQLFAGSLRPPMLAFVIFYGLDWVATVPPTVALCRKHFGPDAPVVFGWVLAAHQIGAAVVAELAGLVRDKLGDYDAAWYAAGGLCAVAVLLCLALRVGRAAGAPAAA; from the coding sequence GTGACCGATACCACCGAGACCGTGCCCGCCGCCTCCGACACCTCACCCGCACCCACCCGTCAACGCCTGCACTACGCCTGGGTGGTGGCCGCCGTCGCCCTGGTGGTGCTGCTCGGCTCGGCCGGCTTCCGCTCCACCCCCGGCCTGATGATGGACGCGCTGAACGCCGAGTTCGGCTGGTCGCACGCGACCGTGGCCGGCGCCGTCTCGGTCAACCTCACCCTCTACGGCCTGACCGCCCCCTTCGCCGCCGCCCTGATGGACCGCTTCGGCGTCCGGCTGGTGGTGGTCTGCGCGCTGCTCACCATCTCCACCGGCGCCGGACTCACCGTACTGATGACCCGGCCCTGGCAGTTGATGCTCTGTTGGGGCGTGCTGGTCGGCCTGGGCAGCGGCTCGATGGCGGGGGCCTTCGCCACCACGGTCAGCGGCCGCTGGTTCACCGCCCGGCAGGGCCTGGTCACCGGCGTGCTCACCGCCGCCGGCGCGGCGGGCAACCTGGTCTTCATGCCGGTGCTGGCCGCCCTGGTGCAGAACCACGGCTGGCGCACCGCCGTGGTGGTGGTCTCGCTCTGCGCCACCGCAGTGGCCGTCCCGGTGCTGCTGCTGATGCGCGAGCGCCCGGCCGACCTCGGGCTGCTCCCGTACGGCGCCACCACGGCTCCGCCCGAACCGGTGCTGACCGGCAGCGCGCTGGCCCGCAGCCTGCGGATCCTGCGCGGGGCCGCCCGCAGCCGGGCGTTCTGGCTGCTGGCCGGCTCCTTCGCGATCTGCGGCGCCACCACGGCCGGCCTGGTCGGCACCCACTTCGTGCCGGCCGCGCACGACCACGGCATGCCGGTCACCACCAGCGCGAGCCTGCTTGCCCTGATCGGCGTCTTCGACGTGATCGGCACCATCGCCAGCGGCTGGTTCACCGACCGCTTCGACTCCCGGAAGCTGCTGGTCACCTACTACGCGCTGCGCGGCCTCTCGCTACTCCTGCTGCCCCAGCTCTTCGCCGGCTCGCTGCGGCCCCCGATGCTCGCCTTCGTGATCTTCTACGGCCTGGACTGGGTGGCCACCGTGCCGCCGACCGTCGCGCTCTGCCGCAAGCACTTCGGCCCGGACGCCCCGGTGGTCTTCGGCTGGGTGCTGGCCGCGCACCAGATCGGCGCGGCGGTGGTGGCCGAGCTGGCCGGCCTGGTCCGCGACAAGCTGGGCGACTACGACGCCGCCTGGTACGCGGCGGGCGGCCTCTGCGCGGTGGCGGTGCTGCTCTGCCTGGCGCTGCGCGTCGGCCGGGCGGCCGGAGCCCCGGCCGCGGCCTGA
- a CDS encoding ABC transporter substrate-binding protein: MRLIAARDARGTTRGRSRRSPLALAAAAALLPALLSACGGPAEATDAQDVSVMTWAPSGTGSADRPGMTDLAQAVGRELAAKGGLAGHPVHVLTCNEENTADGATACAQQAVDAHVIAVVGSSSQYGTSFMSLLETAGIPYLGGYGLSSPEYSSPLSYPVAGGLPALVAGNGRQLVAAGCKSVSLVRPDTRAGDSLFGFLAAALAPDRVGLTDVKAPEKSNDYTAVVQQAVGDDRPGHCVTSALGAEPTANLLDPYRRLKPRNTVFASVIGSVQQSVVDSTGGDGGPLAGAYVTGWYPTESSHVWDALRGTLQDYAKGQAVDPADPGVETTWVAYEVLRQAAGRIGPGHPLTARSLRAVLDSGEPIETAGATPPLSWGMTSMLPSADSPRLVNTAVTFQQVQGGRLVDQQRTFTDIRWVLTGGKPQG; the protein is encoded by the coding sequence ATGAGGCTGATCGCAGCACGTGACGCGCGGGGGACCACACGCGGGCGCAGCCGCCGCTCCCCCCTGGCCCTGGCCGCGGCGGCGGCCCTGTTGCCCGCCCTGCTCAGCGCCTGCGGCGGGCCGGCCGAGGCCACCGACGCCCAGGACGTCTCGGTGATGACCTGGGCGCCGTCCGGCACCGGCTCCGCCGACCGCCCGGGCATGACCGACCTCGCCCAGGCCGTCGGCCGCGAGCTGGCCGCCAAGGGCGGCCTGGCCGGTCACCCGGTGCACGTGCTCACCTGCAACGAGGAGAACACCGCCGACGGCGCCACCGCCTGCGCCCAGCAGGCGGTGGACGCGCACGTGATCGCCGTGGTCGGCTCCTCCAGCCAGTACGGCACCAGCTTCATGTCGCTGCTGGAGACGGCCGGCATCCCCTACCTGGGCGGGTACGGCCTCTCCTCGCCCGAGTACAGCAGCCCGCTCTCCTACCCGGTGGCCGGCGGCCTGCCCGCCCTGGTCGCGGGGAACGGGCGGCAGCTGGTCGCGGCCGGCTGCAAGTCCGTCTCGCTGGTGCGCCCGGACACCCGGGCCGGCGACTCGCTGTTCGGCTTCCTGGCCGCCGCGCTGGCCCCCGACCGGGTCGGGCTCACCGACGTCAAGGCGCCGGAGAAGTCCAACGACTACACCGCCGTCGTCCAGCAGGCCGTCGGCGACGACCGGCCGGGCCACTGCGTCACCAGCGCGCTGGGCGCCGAGCCGACGGCCAACCTACTCGACCCCTACCGGCGGCTGAAGCCCAGGAACACCGTCTTCGCCTCGGTGATCGGCAGCGTGCAGCAGTCCGTGGTCGACTCCACCGGCGGCGACGGCGGCCCGCTGGCCGGCGCCTACGTGACCGGCTGGTACCCGACCGAGTCCTCGCACGTCTGGGACGCCCTGCGCGGCACCCTGCAGGACTACGCCAAGGGCCAGGCCGTCGACCCCGCCGACCCCGGCGTGGAGACCACCTGGGTGGCCTACGAGGTGCTCCGCCAGGCCGCGGGCCGGATCGGCCCCGGGCACCCGCTCACCGCCAGGTCGCTGCGGGCCGTGCTGGACAGCGGCGAGCCGATCGAGACGGCCGGCGCCACCCCGCCGCTCAGCTGGGGCATGACCAGCATGCTGCCCTCCGCCGACTCGCCCCGGCTGGTCAACACCGCCGTCACCTTCCAGCAGGTCCAGGGCGGCCGGCTGGTCGACCAGCAGCGCACCTTCACCGACATCCGCTGGGTGCTGACCGGCGGCAAGCCGCAGGGCTGA
- a CDS encoding LacI family DNA-binding transcriptional regulator: MTHPAEPAARRPTGRDVARLAGVSQATVSLVFSGSEAGHRVSEATRERVREAARELGYRPQAAGRQLRLGRSGMILLAVPNILGPFFGRVLVGVHEEAGKHGMAVVVSSGWGSATLAEAADTSRFDGLLICSPDDSQLGELPPATPAVFLDADPVTDPARPTVELDVAGGMRAAVEHLAGLGHRRIGHLRSTHSAYTFRVRQAAFEAAARDRELAVVEAGVTLNEGQEAARTAAYRMLAAPDRPRAVLCDDDVVASGVYQAAAELGLRIPADLSVVGIDNVPVAGLLAPPLTTVDLPGEELGRAGVAALAALLRGEPAPAVPPLATALVLRASTRPVF; encoded by the coding sequence GTGACCCACCCCGCCGAGCCGGCGGCCCGGCGCCCCACCGGGCGTGACGTGGCCCGGCTGGCCGGCGTCTCCCAGGCGACGGTCTCGCTGGTGTTCTCCGGCTCCGAGGCCGGCCACCGGGTCTCCGAGGCCACCCGGGAGCGGGTCCGCGAGGCGGCCCGGGAGCTCGGCTACCGCCCGCAGGCCGCCGGGCGGCAGCTGCGGCTGGGCCGCAGCGGGATGATCCTGCTGGCGGTGCCGAACATCCTGGGGCCGTTCTTCGGCCGGGTGCTGGTCGGGGTGCACGAGGAGGCCGGCAAGCACGGGATGGCCGTGGTGGTCAGCTCGGGCTGGGGCAGCGCGACGCTGGCCGAGGCCGCCGACACCAGCCGGTTCGACGGTCTGCTGATCTGCTCGCCGGACGACAGCCAGCTCGGCGAGCTGCCCCCGGCCACCCCCGCCGTCTTCCTGGACGCCGACCCGGTCACCGACCCGGCCCGCCCGACGGTGGAGCTGGACGTGGCGGGCGGCATGCGGGCCGCCGTCGAGCACCTCGCGGGCCTCGGCCACCGCCGGATCGGCCACCTGCGCTCCACCCACTCCGCGTACACCTTCCGCGTCCGCCAGGCCGCCTTCGAGGCGGCGGCCCGCGACCGCGAGCTGGCCGTGGTGGAGGCCGGGGTGACCCTCAACGAGGGCCAGGAGGCGGCCCGGACGGCCGCCTACCGGATGCTGGCCGCGCCCGACCGCCCCCGGGCGGTGCTCTGCGACGACGACGTGGTGGCCTCCGGGGTATACCAGGCCGCCGCCGAGCTGGGGCTGCGGATCCCGGCCGACCTCTCGGTGGTCGGCATCGACAACGTGCCGGTGGCCGGGCTGCTGGCCCCGCCGCTGACCACGGTGGACCTGCCCGGCGAGGAGCTGGGCCGGGCCGGGGTGGCGGCGCTGGCCGCCCTGCTGCGCGGCGAACCGGCCCCGGCGGTGCCGCCGCTGGCCACCGCGCTGGTGCTGCGGGCCTCGACCCGGCCGGTGTTCTGA